One window of Quercus robur chromosome 12, dhQueRobu3.1, whole genome shotgun sequence genomic DNA carries:
- the LOC126708098 gene encoding uncharacterized protein LOC126708098: MSHSRGKSHVSHAKHDGNLQREIADLKRELRHARRERSPPCSESSSEESNGASYRRRSRTPPSETFSNEEEHHRRRKRRSTPSRGLGNDSMNKTLSQISKSPFTRNIDDAIHPRRFHQPTFSLYDGHSDPVEHVSYFSQKMAIYSRDEALMCKVFPSSLGPTAMRWFNGLRANSVGSFKTLTRVFGARFIMCSRTPRPLGSLLTLSMREGETFKNYSDRYWEMFNEIKGKNDAVAITTFKTGLPTDHDLRKSLTGKPVTSMRQLMDKIDKYRRVEEDQLQGKGKAKIIPQEMRDFRSDCYNNSRPRRDFVGQSGSADAQVVNAIFREPVQQLVRERKLKQLLHHSSGRASQAGSEVRRDASSRLPLGTINVIFAALGRTGSCPSRVLSVSRSPAEDYSQALKRAKVRVPLILGFSDEDMVGIIQPHEDTLVVTLRIGEYDVRRVMVDQGSAVDVMYPDLYKGLGLKPEDLTTYNSPLVSFEGMMVTPKGLIRLPVQAGTDVVEVDFIVVDVFSPYTAIMGRPWLHTLKAVSSTLHQKVKYPSGDQVLEIVGSQAAARQCLVAAIQHRLEAETSATADNEL, encoded by the exons ATGAGCCACTCTCGTGGGAAGAGTCACGTCTCCCACGCGAAGCATGATGGGAATCTACAACGTGAAATTGCAGATTTGAAGAGGGAGTTGCGCCATGCACGGCGGGAGCGCTCCCCACCTTGCTCCGAATCATCATCTGAGGAGTCGAATGGAGCTAGTTATAGGCGGAGATCGAGAACTCCGCCAAGCGAAACTTTCTCCAATGAAGAGGAGCACCACCGTCGACGTAAGCGTAGGAGTACTCCTAGCAGGGGCTTGGGAAACGATTCCATGAACAAAACCTTGAGTCAAATTTCCAAGTCGCCCTTTACGAGAAACATAGACGATGCGATTCATCCTCGGCGATTCCATCAGCCTACGTTCTCTCTGTATGATGGCCATTCAGATCCGGTGGAACATGTAAGCTATTTCAGCCAGAAGATGGCTATCTACTCCAGGGacgaggctttgatgtgcaaagtttttCCATCAAGTTTGGGTCCGacggcgatgaggtggttcaacggcCTAAGGGCCAATTCTGTTGGATCTTTCAAAACACTGACTCGGGTTTTTGGTGCTCGCTTTATTATGTGCAGCAGGACTCCCCGGCCTTTGGGATCTCTGCTGACTTTGTCTATGCGAGAGGGCGAGACTTTCAAGAATTATTCGGAtaggtactgggaaatgtttaatgagATAAAGGGAAAGAACGATGCTGTGGCTATAACCACTTTCAAAACTGGTCTCCCAACTGATCACGATTTGAGGAAATCCCTGACGGGTAAACCTGTCACCAGTATGCGCCAACTGATGGACAAAATAGATAAGTACAGAAGGGTAGAGGAAGATCAACTtcagggaaaaggaaaggcCAAGATAATCCCCCaggagatgagggatttcaggtcggactgTTATAATAACAGCCGACCACGGAGGGATTTTGTTGGGCAGTCAGGTTCGGCGGACGCCCAGGTTGTTAATGCAATATTTCGAGAGCCAGTGCagcag TTGGTCCGTGAAAGGAAATTAAAACAACTCTTGCATCACTCCAGTGGAAGGGCGAGCCAAGCAGGTTCAGAGGTGCGCAGGGACGCTTCATCAAGACTCCCCCTGGGTACGATTAACGTTATCTTTGCGGCCCTGGGAAGGACTGGATCATGCCCCTCCAGAGTATTGTCGGTGTCCCGATCCCCGGCCGAGGATTATTCCCAAGCATTGAAGAGGGCCAAGGTGCGTGTCCCCCTGATTCTAGGCTTTTCGGATGAGGATATGGTTGGGATCATACAACCCCATGAGGATACTTTGGTGGTAACGTTGAGGATTGGCGAGTACGATGTCAGAAGAGTGATggttgatcagggtagcgctGTGGATGTAATGTATCCAGACTTGTACAAGGGGCTAGGTTTGAAGCCAGAGGACTTAACAACCTACAACTCTCCTTTAGTAAGTTTTGAGGGAATGATGGTCACTCCCAAAGGACTGATCAGGCTGCCTGTGCAAGCAGGTacggatgtggtggaggtggactttatTGTCGTAGATGTTTTTTCTCCGTACACGGCTATTATGGGCAGGCCTTGGCTTCACACTCTTAAAGCGGTCTCGTCTACTCTGCATCAAAAGGTGAAGTACCCATCCGGAGACCAAGTGTTGGAAATAGTAGGGAGTCAGGCGGCTGCTCGGCAGTGCCTAGTAGCGGCTATACAGCATCGGCTAGAGGCAGAAACCTCGGCT